TCTCAGGCTTGGGAGTTTGTCAAACCCGTACATGTCTGCCTTGCTACTGGAAGTGGAAGTCCAAACAATCCTCTCAAGCTTGGGAGCTGCAGCTGGATCAAAATTGATTTTGGTGATGTCTGAGCCATCAATGACAAGAAGCTCGAGTTGTCCGAATCTTTTCTCCTTAAAATTAAGCTTGTTGTCTTTGTATGAGTCATAGCGCAGCACAACAGTGTGCAACCGCAAAAGCTTACCCAGGACTAGTTCTATATCATCAGCCTTCAGGGAGGTACGGCATAGAACTATCTTGGAAAGTCGATGAAGCTTTTTAATCCAAGTAGGTAGCCTTGCTATCTTGCCATCGATATTAAGGCTTTGAAGGGACCTGGGGTGTGAGATATCTTGATCTTTTGTATCCAAGTCAACATCAGCCTCTGCTACTTCCATATGGACCGACAACGAGGATAGGTATTCATCTAGCTTCCCGGTTACTCGAAGCAAGTGGGTGATAACATCAGGGTTGTTGCAAGGGATAATTACTCCCAACTTCCTCAACTGCTGCAGCTGACCAACAACATCCAACTCTTTCACATCAGAGACTTCAACATGGGATAGTACTTGTATGTTTGTCATGCTCCTAATTCCATGAGGCATTTGAAGATTGCAAAATGATTCATTAGATCCAGTGGCACTAGCTGCTTGATCCATGAGGTGTTTGTGACCAGCAAGCAGATGCACTAGCTTCTGGAGCACGACATTCACAGGGAATGATTTTATCTTGTTTCCCCTCATGTCAAATGTCTCCAAGTGCTGGAGCTTGCCGATTTCCTTGGGCAGCTCCTTAACATCTGTGTTCCTTAGACTTAGATACTTGAGCTGAAATATCTTGTTGCACATGTTCTTCAGTTTCTGCTTGTCTAGTCCATGACAACCTTCTAGGTCTAGAACCTTGATCAGTCCCAGTTGAGAAGATGCAGGCAGTGAGTTCAGAAACATTACTATGTCAGGCAAGGGGTCTTTAGAATTTTTTTCTTGCGTTGGAGTGGTACGCCTGGGTATTCGCTGGCACATGTTGAAATGTGTGGCCTGTTGCTGATTGGAGAGTTGTTGAAGTTGCATTCTATTGCGAATGGAAAGGCGGGGAGCCAAGTCAGCAGGTAGCAGATCTGTGTTCCCAACATAGTCCTCACAGGCCATATTGGTAATGAAGG
The Triticum dicoccoides isolate Atlit2015 ecotype Zavitan unplaced genomic scaffold, WEW_v2.0 scaffold226234, whole genome shotgun sequence DNA segment above includes these coding regions:
- the LOC119345328 gene encoding disease resistance protein PIK6-NP-like, which gives rise to QYDDNSTVIVTPVIQQSVQFHGWYLASWLFLLSASRYKVHFYSHIEALSKKANELLVGGHESEELKSNVKRILEKCRWDSFSTGLFLHALYANPRRSNNELVALQHRLQDFNTVSNAREIIRFCYDDLPSQYKSCLHYLSMFHGPHYSNIRRASLLRRWAAENLITTRHALDEAERGFNALVDRGLVLLGGISPTGKAKTCRVHPHVLSFITNMACEDYVGNTDLLPADLAPRLSIRNRMQLQQLSNQQQATHFNMCQRIPRRTTPTQEKNSKDPLPDIVMFLNSLPASSQLGLIKVLDLEGCHGLDKQKLKNMCNKIFQLKYLSLRNTDVKELPKEIGKLQHLETFDMRGNKIKSFPVNVVLQKLVHLLAGHKHLMDQAASATGSNESFCNLQMPHGIRSMTNIQVLSHVEVSDVKELDVVGQLQQLRKLGVIIPCNNPDVITHLLRVTGKLDEYLSSLSVHMEVAEADVDLDTKDQDISHPRSLQSLNIDGKIARLPTWIKKLHRLSKIVLCRTSLKADDIELVLGKLLRLHTVVLRYDSYKDNKLNFKEKRFGQLELLVIDGSDITKINFDPAAAPKLERIVWTSTSSSKAD